The Deltaproteobacteria bacterium DNA window GATCAGCTCGATCTTCCAGGCGCGGCGCCACTTCTTCAGGCTGCTTCTCCCGCACGATTGCGGTCTCTGCGCAGCCGTGCGCTTCGTAAGTAGACCAGCTTGTCAACGCCGTACTTGGCCGAAAAACCCTCCACTACCTTGCTCTTACGCTGCCACACCCGCGTTGCCAGCTGTGAGGTCACCCCAATGTACAGCGTGCCGTTCCGTTTGCTGGCCAGGATGTAAACGCAGAACTGCTTGTCCATAGCGCCAAACGCCAAACTGGATTCCGCTTTCGCGGGAATGACGGCCATAACACCGAACCACGTTACCCACAAATTTGTCGCGCACCCACGGGCGGGCCGATCAGGCGGGGTGGTGGCCGACAGCCGCCGCCCGGCGCAATGAACAGTGCCCTAGGTCACACATGCGGCAGGCCACTACTTCGGGTGCAACACACCCGCCGGGCACGAGTCCGATCACACTGAGCAGCGACTTCTCGGGGATCATCATCAGCGCCTGGTTGAGCTGTACCGGTGGGTGGGCGCTCTCAAGGCAGGCGAACAGAACCGGCAGGTCGCGCAAGTCCCAACCGGTATAGCCGGGTCCATACGGAACGGTGGTACCGCAACCGCGCGCGCCGGC harbors:
- a CDS encoding GIY-YIG nuclease family protein; its protein translation is MDKQFCVYILASKRNGTLYIGVTSQLATRVWQRKSKVVEGFSAKYGVDKLVYLRSARLRRDRNRAGEAA